The genomic segment ATTCGTGTTTTATTTAATAAATTCCTCCCTAAATCCTTTCAATTTCATTGTCCATTAACTTATTACATAAGCTATTATAAGAACAGATATGATAATAAGGACACTTATCAGGTTTAAAAGCACATGGAAACTGATTAATCATTCCTTCAATTACACCATTCTGTATGGCCTTTATAATTGCATTAGTAAGGTTAGTTATTTTCCTTTGAATTTTTTTAAATTCCTGAGGACCAAATTCTATCTCCCAGAAAAGATCAGGAATAAGAAAATAAAGTTTGCATTTGACGTGATCAATTTCTGCTAATCGATGTACTGCCAAAGCATATATCTCCATTTGAAGCCTATAGTTTTGACCTATCTCTTCCAAATCTACTGCACTGATTTGATTTGTTTTATAATCAATGACTAAAGCCTGCTCGTGAGTGAGAAGCATTCTATCAATCGTTCCACGGATAAGTGAATTAGCTAAGACCAGGTTAAAAGAATACTCCCTATAATCCGAATCATAATTAAAATCTATTTCATTTTTAATTTCTATCTCTCTAGCTAAAAATCTTTCTATATAAGGTTTGACTTCCTTTACCAGATGGTCAAAATCTATAGGAGTTGAAAACTTAGTAAATCCAAGCTGACGAATTCCACTCTTTAAAAGATCAGGTAATTGTTCAATATTTTTTATCCTTTCACAAAGGAAATGAATTAGTGTTCCCCATTCCGCTGGTTCCTTCAATCTTAAGCTCTGAAGAGGATTTTTAATATTAGACGGCATTCGCTGAAGATAACGGTGATAATACCAGCGTGGGCACTTTTCATAAGCCATCAAAGCAGTAACACTGAAAGTATAATATCCCTTTTTCTCTCTTGGTTCTACAACTGAAATTCTTAAGAAATCCTTATAAACCTCACGCCATTTTTCCAAATCTATAACTTTCTTATGGGAAGGATTAATTAGTTCTTTTGAGACATCCTTTGTTTGACGGTGACGAATACGTATCAGATGACTTCCATCAGGGCCATATCTCAAAGTCTTAGATAATCCGTTAGAATTGGCAAACTGAAAAACATGTCCTAACCAATCGAACCAATTATTACCCTCGTCGATTTCCTTTTCTTTAACCTTTCCCACCGAACCGCTAATCAGCAAATAATCCCTGGCTCTGGTTACAGCTACATAAAAAAGTCTTTTCTTTTCAGCAATTTCCCGGCGTTTCTCTTCTTCCCAGATGTCAGCATGGATAGAAGTACTGATTCTATTTCCATTTAGTGGATCTTTTACCCTCAATCCCAATCCCAGCTTAGCATCAAAAAAAACAGCTGGAAAATTCGTAGCATTAATTAATTGGCGCTGCGCATCAGGGAGAATAACCACCGGAAATTCCAACCCCTTTGATTGATGAATTGTCATCAATTTAACAGTATCATTCTGACCCGAAATCTGAGCCATTCCCTCTCTGGCCTCTTTTTCTTCCAATCTTTCAATATATTTTATAAATCCAGCTAAAGATGATAAAAGATTATGTTCGTACTGACGGGCCATAGAGATAAATTTATCCAGGTTGGCCCTGATAAGCTCAGCCTGTGGATGAGCCATCATTAACTGAAGATAACCAGTCTCTTCCAAAAGTTCAGTAATTAGAGCGGATATCTCAACCCGTTCCCGTTTTTGTCTTGCTTCCTTCAGCACCTGCAAAAATTTTTTTATCCTTTCCACAGAAACCTGACTCAAACCTTTGATCTCTTCAGCTTTTTCTATTACTTTACTGATCTCTACTCCTTTATCAGAAAGCCAGAAAAGATCTTCATCACTTAAGCCTAAAAAAGGAGAACGAAGTATACCCACCCATTCAATCTCTCTATACTGGTTATCTACAACCTTCAAAAGATTGATTAAATCACGTATTTCCTGCCGTTCAAAAAACCCCCTGCCATTAACTACTGTATAGGGAATCCGATATCGTTGAAAAGCCTCTTCATAAACCTGAACATCGGTCAAAGCCTGAAAGAGAAGACAAATATCACCATAACGCACAGAGCGGGCTTCTTCTACTCCATCTGGCCCCATTTCATAAACGAGTTTTTCCTTTTGCTGTACCATCTCTTGAATTCGTTGGGCCAGCTGATCAGCTTCTTCCTCCCGGATATTAATTTCTTCTTCTTTTAACTCTTCTTTATCCAGAATCATAAATTCCACACAAAAATCAGATTGGTCACAGACCCGGAAAGCCGAAGAAGGTTTATACTCCATATCATAAGGATTATCTGAAGTTCCAAAAATCTTAGCAAAGAAATGATTTACAAAGTCAATTATCTTTTTTCTACTTCTGAAATTTTTATCTAAAAAAATCTTCCGGCCGACCTGACTGATCTCGGTACTAAGTTTTTTAAAAACAGTTACATCAGCTCCGCGAAACCGGTAAATAGATTGTTTAGGATCACCGACAATAAAAAGCTTGTTCCCTTCTATGGCAGCATCAACGGAACCACCAATTAGAAGTCTAATTAGTTGTTCCTGAATTAGATTGGTATCCTGAAATTCATCGACCATGATAAATTTGTATTTATTTTGCAATTGTTTACATAAGTCCCGGTTATTTTTTAATACATCAATAGTTAATTTCTGTAAATCAAAAAAATCCAGACCATTTAAATTTTCTTTCTTTTCACTATACTTTTCATCAATTAATTTTAGAATTTCTACCAATGGTTGAATTAGTTTTTTAGCTTTAAGGTCAGCTAGATATAAATTAAACTCTTCTTCTATAGATTTAATTCTATTTTTATGCTCAGTTATTACTTTTGCAACCTTTCCTTTTAAAATTTCATTTAGTTTTAAAAAAACTTTCCTTTCAGGGTCAGCTAGAGATTTTAATTTCTGAATCTTTGGAACAAGTTCCGGCCATACCCTCTTTAATTCGTCCAATTTAGCTTTGGTAGCTGAGGATAACTTTTGTGTTTGATTAATCTTTAGCAAATCTTCTACTAATTCAAAGATTTCACATTTCAATTCCTCTAATTTTTCAGCACTGGCAGATAATTTATTTAGAGTCATGGCCGAAATATCATCTAAAGTTAGTTGACTTCTACGGCTGTTAATGTAAGCATTTTTTAATAATCCATTAATTGCATAAATACCAAACTCCCGTACAAGAGTAACCAGATGGGGACAATCCCTCTCAAGACCCTCCAGAAAAATCTCTTCAATGGTTTCATCTAATAATTCATCTGATTGAAACTCATCAAGGATCTGAAAAAAAGGATCTACTCCAGCCTGAATAGGATTTTCACGTAATATCTGTGCACAAAAACCGTGAAAAGTACTAATCCAGGCCTGATTTAGATCTTCTTTTACATTTCGCCAGAACTCCTTATCTTTTGGTGATTGAGCATTTAAAGCCCGGTTAAAGACCTCTTTTACAATCCTTTCTTTCATCTCTCCAGCAGCTTTATTGGTAAAAGTGATGGCCAGAATCTCATCTACTTTCGCCAACCTTTGGCTTATAAGATATAAATAACGCTCTACAAGAACCCTGGTCTTACCTGAACCTGCACCTGCGTTAAGTATAATACTTTGATCTGTAGTTATAATTGCCTCTTTTTGGGCCCGGGTTGGTTCAAATCCCAATAGTGGTCACCCCCTTAAAAATTCCTTCTTGCGGCGAATTCTTGACGGTTCATAGCGGCAAATCTTTTTAAACCGACAGTAATCAGGACATTCCTTAGCTGGATTTACAGGAAAATATCCTGACCGTATATTAGTGATATACTCAATAATCATTTGATCAGCTTTATCAAGTAAAGTTCGCCAGTCTTCATCTGTAAGACAATTTTTACTCCGTGATGTAACAGGAATAAGATCCTTACGAATATCCCGCCAGATACCAGATTTACGTTCACATCTTAAAAGTGAAAAATATCCTGCTCCCAATACTTCTTTATCCTGACCACAGAGAATTTGCGCAGCTTTTATGTAAATAGGTAATTGCAGATCAATTCCCTCTTTTATTTCATCATATCCTTTTCTACCACCCAACTTATAATCATAAATGATCAGAAATTTACCATCCTGGGTTATATCTATCCGGTCGATCTTCCCACTAAATTTTACAACAATTTCACCATCCTGATCTTTATGGATAATGACAGGTTCTGGATGATTCACTGTTCCTTTTTCCTGGTAATCCTTTTTTAAACCAAAACTGGCTTCAAGAAAAGTTGGCTTTAACTGATAATTCTGTTTAGATGCCTCTTCATACTCATAAGAGATCATACGGCTTAAGTTTTCGAGAACCTCTTCCCGATAAATTGCCCAGAGCCCACTTGGCAGATTTAAACCCGGCTGATACTTAGCCATAACTTCATCTGCTACTTCCTTTAAGCGGTTTAAAGCTGTATCAAGGGGTTCCTCTTTAAAACCAGGAAAATCTTTAAAAAAGAGAAACAAAATTTGATGATAAAGATTCCCCAGATCCAGAGGTTCTAATCTTAAAGTCGGTTCTTCTACTTTATCTAAATTGAGAATTCGCTTACAATAATATTGAAATGGACAAAGTGCATAGTCATTAATTTGACTGATGCTATACACTCGCTCAGGATGATAAATTTTTTTAAGTTTTTTTATAATATCATCCTGCTCTAAAATACCATCATATCGACTAAATTCAATTCCTTCCCGGAATTTAACTATTTCTCCTCTTAAATATAAATCCTGTAATCTGGCCAATTCTTCAAAGGAGAATACTTCTTCTACATTATCAGATTCCCATAATTCCCGTAAAAAAATTTCATCCAATTCTCGCCTGGTTAAAGCCTCTTTAAGTATACTTTCAGCTCCCTGAAAACGGTTAGTTAATATACTATTCTCTTTAATTGACCTTTCTTTAAAAATATTTAAAACTTCCTGAATAAAAGATGAGGGTTGAACCGATTCTTCTGTCTCTAAAGTAGGACAGGTAAGAACCAAACTCTCCTTTGCTGTACATACTGCTTCAAGAAAAAAAAGCCTTTCTTCTTCAAGCTGCTCATAAAATTGTTTAAAATAGATTCCCCTTTCTTTTAAAATTTTTCTCTCTTCTGGCTTAAAAAGCCAATCCTTTTCTCCATACCAGGGAAAATCCCCTTCTAACAATCCACCGATAAAAACATGTTTAAAACTTCTACCTCTGCTCTGGGATGGTGTCAGTATCTGTACAGCATCATATTCCACGTCCGATTCGGGAATATGAAGTTCATCTGCGGCCTGTTTTAAAAATGAAATAAATTCTTTAGCAGAGATCTTTTTATCTTTATTTTGATAAGACTCCAATAGCAATCCAAACTGAATCATATCCAAAAGAAGTTGCTGTAAATAGTCCAGACTGAGCAAATCCCTGCGCAGAATTTCTTGGTCACAGATTTTTGTAATCTGCTGATCCAACCTATATGCAGCAAAAAACTTCAACAATGCCTGACTATGATCTAAAAGACTCTTAGGTTGAGCTAAAATAGACAACCTATTAAAGAGATCTATTAAAACCTCCTCTAATTGGGTCAATAAATCTAATTTTTCCTTGTTCTCTGATCCTTTTGACACTTCTTTTCTAAGATAGGTCCGGTAAAGTTTCAATTTTTTTAACCATTCATTATGTCCCTTGATAACTCCCGCTTCTAGAATAAGCTGCTCATATAACTCGGTTGTTTTTTCATCACCAAATTGTAAGTATTGTGATTTAAGTATCTCAACCACGCTTTCCCTTGACCAATCTTCAAAAAAAATATTATAGAGTTTAAGGATCAATTTAAAGATAGGTGTTCTGGACAGTTCTACACCGGCAGAAATTTGATAAGGGATTCCCAATTCACGAAAAACCTCTTCAATATAAAAATGATAAAAACTAACATTACGTAAAATAATAGCAATATCATCCAACTTAAGTCTATTCTCTGTATCTTCAAGCAAAATCCGTTTGATCCAGCGCCCAATCTCTTCAATCTCTTTATAAGGATCGGGAGTATAAAGAATTTGAACAGTCTCATCTCCTTCTTTCTTTGGTGCAGATAAATTGAAAAGATTACAGCAAAGATGATTTAAAGTTTCAGTTCGACTCTTAAAATCCAGTTCATCCAGTTTTTTAAGCTCCCAATCCCAATCTTCATTATGTGCCAGTTGTTGTAATTGATGAATCATATCATTTGAAGAAAGGAACAATTGACTCCGTTCTTCTTCTTTAAAAGTATGAACAATAACCTCTTTCCCCTGTTCAATAAGGGCTTTTACTAACCGAAGCTGAAGCTGATTTAATTTATAAAATCCATCAATCACTATAAGTTTCAGATAATCCAGAAAACTACCTGTTGAACCATTTGAAGAATTCTGAATCCGATTAATCAAAATTTCATAATTCCGTTCTTCATCTACCAGATCATAGATATCGAGAAATTCCTCATATTTTTGATAAATATAGCCCAACTCCCGTTCTTTCTTTGAAATTGGATACATTGTAAGCCAATCTTCTGGTCTCTTTCCTATTTTCTTCACTTCTTTAAGCCACTTAAGAAGACTTGAATAAAATCCATCATACTTTACCATACCTTGTAAATAGCTCAACTGACCGGATTTTAGCAGTTCATTAGTTACAGTTTTTAAAATTAGTCTTTGTTGATAAACAGGTATTGGTGCTTGATAGACCAACCAATCTTTTAAAACCTCATTTACAAAACCATCAAAAAGATAAATAGGTAATTTTTGCATTGCTGTCCCTATCTGACCATTACAATTTGAGATTTTGATATTGATTAAAGCATTTTCTACCTCTTTTTTTAACTGGATAGTTGGCACTAAATAAGCAAAGCCAGTTCCTCTAAAATTCAGTAGTTTCGCACATAACTTAATTAACTCATCCCTACCTGTACTAAGCATCGGGCCATACAAAATTTCTGGCATATTAATTCACCTCAGGTTTAAAAAAATAGGCTCTCCGTCAAATGTTGTGAAAGATAAGTTGGCTCCGTTGAATTGATTGGTAAATTGATTTTGAAATAAACATTTAAATTTAATAACTTAACATTGCATTAAATACTCTTCTCCTTAGATTCATAACATTTGGAACACCATATCCAATCCTTTTGATCAATTTAATCTTGTTATTGATACCCTCAGCAAAGCCATTGGTTATCTTAGTCTTAAAATAATTTAGTATTTTTTCTTCCCATCTTTGTATTATCTTTTTTACCTGGTAAAAAGGCATCAGCTTGCTTTTTATTACTTCTTTATACCACCTTTTTAGAGCTCTGGTGGCTTCTTTCACATCATCTAGCTGCAATAAGTCTCTGAATTCCTCTTTTAATTCCCAGGCCTTTTCTAGAGCTGGACTGAGTTCAAATAATTTGATGAGCTTTTCATGTTCTTCATCTGTCAATTCTTCAGCTCGTTTTTGGAGTAATAAACGACTTTGAAAAAACTTTCTTCTCTGATGATTATTTACTGTTTGTTGAACTTGTTTTCTAACTTCATCAAGGGCTCTGTTCATTAAAGTTACAAGATGAAATTTATCTATAACAATTTTTGCATGAGTAAATGCTGCATCTGCTACTGCTTTGAACGGCCGCCACATATCCATAGAGATCGATTGAATCTGTCGTCTTTGTTCATCTTCCCAACAATTAAAGTAGTCAATTAAATCATCCTTTTTGCGAGTAGGTAAAATGTCAATTAACTCCCGATTAATTGGATCTGTAATGCTAACTCCATATTTATGGCGTTTTAAAACTGCAAATTCATCGATACTGATGGCTTTTAATTGACTAAGTTTTGAAACTTGTTGTTTAATGAGAGGGTCAACTACTTTTTTAACTGCATTATTAACAGCTGTATAACTTAACCCGTTTTCTCTAGCAACTTTAGAATAATCCTTGCTGACAGTTTCTTTAGCAAGATATTTATCAAAGCGTTTGGTTTTACGGGCATATTTATCAATACTTTCATATTTTTCAGGGATACCCCTCTTATGACAATAAGGACAACGATATCTTTTCTTTAGAAGTCTAATGATTACTAGTTTACCTCTTATGGGGATGTCTCTAATATTTTGCCATTTTGTATCATGGATTTTATTAGTGATATTACCACACTGAGGACACACAATGTGATTTTTCTTTGCTTCAGCGATAAAAATATATCTGTCCTCCGTTGAAATAATTTCAGTTGCAATAATGTCTGGCAAATCAAGAAATTTTATGATATTATTATATTGCATTTGCTGGACTCCTTTCTTTGGTTTTTAGTTCGCAACTAATTAATTCAACGGAGCCAGCAAATGCCTTTTTATTTTTTATAATTTTTTCTTCACAACATTAATTATAGACCCAAAAAATAAAAAGATCTTTTTAAATTAAAGATCTTTAAAAATCATCTATCTTTAAAAACTATTTTACTTTATAATCATCTTTATTTAGATTCACTACATTATCCTTATCCTTTTTATCAAACATACTTTGTTTATATTTTTCCAGTTCATTCTTAATCATTTGCCAACCAAATAACAACACCCCCACATCTTCCAGATATCCAAATGGAAAAATAATATCCGGAAAGAGGTCTATAGGTGAGAGAAAATAGATCAAGGGAAGGAAAAATAATAATTTTTTCCAACCAGAAACATTTTGATCAGCTAGATAACGTACCAGCCAACTAAAGTTACGAATGACCCCCGCCATAACAAAACCCCCTTTAAAAACAAAATGTATATAAATTATTATTTCTCCACTCCAAACATTTTACCCTGCTTTTTAAATAATTTTTTATCAAATCACAAAACTACTCTTTAGAAAAAAAGAGCCCTGTAAATCAGATAGATATAATGTTCTATAAAAAGGGCTCCTTAAATATGTTTTTATTCTAATGTATAAGCTGCTAAAAGGGCAATAGAGTTTAAAAGTCCTTCTATGTGAGTACGTTCAATACCATGGGAAGCGTGAACCCCGGGACCAATTAAAGCTCCACGAATATTATTGCCACCCCGTAAAGCTGCAGAAACATCCGAACCATAGCGGGGATAAATATCAACAGCAAAATTCAGATTTTCCCGTTTAGCCAGTTCAATCAATTTACCAACGATATGGTAATCATACGGTCCGGAAGAATCCTTAGCACATATCGAAACATCTTTCTCAGTACATGTAAGGTCATCACCAACAGCACCCATATCTACCGCAATAAGTTCATCAATTTCCTCAGGAATGTAGGATGCGCCATGACCAACTTCTTCATATGTAGAGATGAATATTTTTAAAGTATGTGTTGGAATGAATCCTTCACGCTTAAACATTTCCATCAAACCAAAAAGAACAGCTACTCCAGCTTTATCATCTAAATGACGGGATTTAATAAAACCATTTTCCTTAATCACTGTTCTGGAATCAAAAGAGATGAAATCACCAACATTAACTCCTAATTTGAGTACATCCTCTTTTGAGTCTACTAGTTCATCAATTCTTATTTCCATATTTTCCTCTATTCTTTTCTGGTCCTTAGCATCTGAATAAACATGAACTGATGGCTTGGTAGTGAGAATTGTTCCATCATAAACCCGGCCGTCCCGGGTATGGATTTGGCAATACTCCCCTTCCACAGTGTTCATCATATAACCACCTATAGGAGTAAATCTTATTCTTCCAGAATCCTTAATAGAACGAACCATTGCTCCTAAAGTATCAACATGGGCAGAAAGACCAATGATGTAGTCATCTTTTTTTCCGGGAATAGTAATTACTCCACAACCCTTTTTAGTTAATTCAAACGAAAATCCCAACTTTTCAACTTTTCTTTCAATCTTCTGCATAATTATATGACAGAAACCTGTGGGACTGGGAGTTGTTAAAAGATCATTCAAAATATCCATGACATATTTACTATTAATTTTACTTTTCACATTTTATCCCCTTTCATTAAAAAATCTGTTTTATTTTTTCTAAAATATTCTTCAATCAGACTTAAGATTCCTTTATTTCTCCTTCAACTTTCGCACCAAATTGATCGATAAGCAACCTTACTTTCATTTACCATAATATAATTTATTTCTTGGTATATTATTGAATCATTTTCCATAAGATTTATTAATTTTTTTGAATGAAATTTCTTTGGTTTTCATATTAAATTACTGAATAATTTTTGATAATTAGTATTATTGCTTCTTATTTATTATTTTTGCTTATATTGACATTTTTTAAAATTTATCTTATACTATTATTGTAAGTATTTCCAAATCAACACTTGACATGAATTAAAGGAGGTGGTCTTTAAAAGAGATTTTTTTAAAGTTGTAGGATAGTCATCGGGGGTCAAACAATTTAAATTTAAAAAATTTAAGGGAGGAGTCAAGAAGATGAGAAAGTTTAGTGTTTTGTTAGCTTTATTTCTGGTTTTAACTATTGCAGGTATGGCTTTTGCTGCTAGCCCTAATAGCAAAATGGATAGGGTTGTAGCTGATGAAATCACTTATAAATCCAAAGTTGACGTAATTGTTACCCTGGTAAAAGGTGCAAAAATGAATCCACATGGTCTCGATGGTACAGTAAAGCATGAGTACAGCATTATCAACGGTTTTGCTGGTTCCTTCACTCCTGCTGCTATCGAAGCTCTGGCTAAGAATCCTAATGTTAAATTCATCAGCAGTGACTATGTAGTAGAGGTTGCCTTAAATTATGGTGCTCCAACTATTAAAGCTCCCGATGCATGGGCCGCAGGTTATACTGGTAAAGGTGTTACCGTTGCTGTAATTGATACTGGAATAGATCCAAACCATCCTGCTCTGGCAGGTAGAATTGTCGGCTGGTATGATGCAGTTAATGGACAACCTACCCCTTATGATGATCATGGCCATGGTACTCACTGCGCAGGTATTGTAGGTAGCAATGATAGCTTCTATAGAGGTGTAGCTCCAGAAGTTAGCTTCTTCGGAGTTAAAGTTCTTGATAGTAGTGGTTCTGGTACTACATCTGATATCATCGCTGGTATTGATTGGGCAGTTCAGAATGGTGCTGACGTTATCTCCATGTCCTTAGGTGGAAGAGCTTATACTGATCCTGATAGTGATCCATTATGTCTAGCAGTGCGGAATGCATGGAACTCTGGTGTAGTTGTAGTTGTTGCTGCTGGTAATAGTGGCCCTGCTCCAAGAAGTATCGAGACTCCTGGTATTGAACCTAGCATCATCACTGTAGCTGCTGCTAACGACAATGATACTATTGATTGGACCGATGATAGTATTGCTAGTTTCTCCAGCCGTGGTCCTACTAAGTATGGTGATCTGAAGCCTGATGTAGCTGCTCCTGGTGTTTACATCATCTCCTGTGAAGCTAATACCGGTGGTTGGGTATCCAAGTCCGGTACTTCTATGGCTACTCCACATGTAGCTGGGGCAGCTGCTTTGATGCTTCAAGCTAATCCGAACTTAACCCCAGATGATATTAAAACTGCTCTAATGAATACTGCAAATGACTTAGGTTATAAATGGGAAGTACAAGGTGCAGGTGAAATCAACGTTTGGGCAGCTATCAATTACTAATACTTAACCAATAAGGGAAGTCTGAAATCAAACTTATTGAAAAAGGGGCTGTCCCAAAAGTAATTAATTACTTTTGGGCATGGCCCCTTTTTTCATTGTTCATTTCAAATTCATTGAAAATTTTTCTGTTAAGAAAATAAAAACCCATACCTGACATTCTATACTGTTGCCAGTTTAG from the Anoxybacter fermentans genome contains:
- a CDS encoding UvrD-helicase domain-containing protein; this encodes MGFEPTRAQKEAIITTDQSIILNAGAGSGKTRVLVERYLYLISQRLAKVDEILAITFTNKAAGEMKERIVKEVFNRALNAQSPKDKEFWRNVKEDLNQAWISTFHGFCAQILRENPIQAGVDPFFQILDEFQSDELLDETIEEIFLEGLERDCPHLVTLVREFGIYAINGLLKNAYINSRRSQLTLDDISAMTLNKLSASAEKLEELKCEIFELVEDLLKINQTQKLSSATKAKLDELKRVWPELVPKIQKLKSLADPERKVFLKLNEILKGKVAKVITEHKNRIKSIEEEFNLYLADLKAKKLIQPLVEILKLIDEKYSEKKENLNGLDFFDLQKLTIDVLKNNRDLCKQLQNKYKFIMVDEFQDTNLIQEQLIRLLIGGSVDAAIEGNKLFIVGDPKQSIYRFRGADVTVFKKLSTEISQVGRKIFLDKNFRSRKKIIDFVNHFFAKIFGTSDNPYDMEYKPSSAFRVCDQSDFCVEFMILDKEELKEEEINIREEEADQLAQRIQEMVQQKEKLVYEMGPDGVEEARSVRYGDICLLFQALTDVQVYEEAFQRYRIPYTVVNGRGFFERQEIRDLINLLKVVDNQYREIEWVGILRSPFLGLSDEDLFWLSDKGVEISKVIEKAEEIKGLSQVSVERIKKFLQVLKEARQKRERVEISALITELLEETGYLQLMMAHPQAELIRANLDKFISMARQYEHNLLSSLAGFIKYIERLEEKEAREGMAQISGQNDTVKLMTIHQSKGLEFPVVILPDAQRQLINATNFPAVFFDAKLGLGLRVKDPLNGNRISTSIHADIWEEEKRREIAEKKRLFYVAVTRARDYLLISGSVGKVKEKEIDEGNNWFDWLGHVFQFANSNGLSKTLRYGPDGSHLIRIRHRQTKDVSKELINPSHKKVIDLEKWREVYKDFLRISVVEPREKKGYYTFSVTALMAYEKCPRWYYHRYLQRMPSNIKNPLQSLRLKEPAEWGTLIHFLCERIKNIEQLPDLLKSGIRQLGFTKFSTPIDFDHLVKEVKPYIERFLAREIEIKNEIDFNYDSDYREYSFNLVLANSLIRGTIDRMLLTHEQALVIDYKTNQISAVDLEEIGQNYRLQMEIYALAVHRLAEIDHVKCKLYFLIPDLFWEIEFGPQEFKKIQRKITNLTNAIIKAIQNGVIEGMINQFPCAFKPDKCPYYHICSYNSLCNKLMDNEIERI
- a CDS encoding PD-(D/E)XK nuclease family protein; the protein is MPEILYGPMLSTGRDELIKLCAKLLNFRGTGFAYLVPTIQLKKEVENALINIKISNCNGQIGTAMQKLPIYLFDGFVNEVLKDWLVYQAPIPVYQQRLILKTVTNELLKSGQLSYLQGMVKYDGFYSSLLKWLKEVKKIGKRPEDWLTMYPISKKERELGYIYQKYEEFLDIYDLVDEERNYEILINRIQNSSNGSTGSFLDYLKLIVIDGFYKLNQLQLRLVKALIEQGKEVIVHTFKEEERSQLFLSSNDMIHQLQQLAHNEDWDWELKKLDELDFKSRTETLNHLCCNLFNLSAPKKEGDETVQILYTPDPYKEIEEIGRWIKRILLEDTENRLKLDDIAIILRNVSFYHFYIEEVFRELGIPYQISAGVELSRTPIFKLILKLYNIFFEDWSRESVVEILKSQYLQFGDEKTTELYEQLILEAGVIKGHNEWLKKLKLYRTYLRKEVSKGSENKEKLDLLTQLEEVLIDLFNRLSILAQPKSLLDHSQALLKFFAAYRLDQQITKICDQEILRRDLLSLDYLQQLLLDMIQFGLLLESYQNKDKKISAKEFISFLKQAADELHIPESDVEYDAVQILTPSQSRGRSFKHVFIGGLLEGDFPWYGEKDWLFKPEERKILKERGIYFKQFYEQLEEERLFFLEAVCTAKESLVLTCPTLETEESVQPSSFIQEVLNIFKERSIKENSILTNRFQGAESILKEALTRRELDEIFLRELWESDNVEEVFSFEELARLQDLYLRGEIVKFREGIEFSRYDGILEQDDIIKKLKKIYHPERVYSISQINDYALCPFQYYCKRILNLDKVEEPTLRLEPLDLGNLYHQILFLFFKDFPGFKEEPLDTALNRLKEVADEVMAKYQPGLNLPSGLWAIYREEVLENLSRMISYEYEEASKQNYQLKPTFLEASFGLKKDYQEKGTVNHPEPVIIHKDQDGEIVVKFSGKIDRIDITQDGKFLIIYDYKLGGRKGYDEIKEGIDLQLPIYIKAAQILCGQDKEVLGAGYFSLLRCERKSGIWRDIRKDLIPVTSRSKNCLTDEDWRTLLDKADQMIIEYITNIRSGYFPVNPAKECPDYCRFKKICRYEPSRIRRKKEFLRG
- a CDS encoding ISL3 family transposase, producing the protein MQYNNIIKFLDLPDIIATEIISTEDRYIFIAEAKKNHIVCPQCGNITNKIHDTKWQNIRDIPIRGKLVIIRLLKKRYRCPYCHKRGIPEKYESIDKYARKTKRFDKYLAKETVSKDYSKVARENGLSYTAVNNAVKKVVDPLIKQQVSKLSQLKAISIDEFAVLKRHKYGVSITDPINRELIDILPTRKKDDLIDYFNCWEDEQRRQIQSISMDMWRPFKAVADAAFTHAKIVIDKFHLVTLMNRALDEVRKQVQQTVNNHQRRKFFQSRLLLQKRAEELTDEEHEKLIKLFELSPALEKAWELKEEFRDLLQLDDVKEATRALKRWYKEVIKSKLMPFYQVKKIIQRWEEKILNYFKTKITNGFAEGINNKIKLIKRIGYGVPNVMNLRRRVFNAMLSY
- a CDS encoding YkvA family protein, which encodes MAGVIRNFSWLVRYLADQNVSGWKKLLFFLPLIYFLSPIDLFPDIIFPFGYLEDVGVLLFGWQMIKNELEKYKQSMFDKKDKDNVVNLNKDDYKVK
- a CDS encoding M42 family metallopeptidase — encoded protein: MKSKINSKYVMDILNDLLTTPSPTGFCHIIMQKIERKVEKLGFSFELTKKGCGVITIPGKKDDYIIGLSAHVDTLGAMVRSIKDSGRIRFTPIGGYMMNTVEGEYCQIHTRDGRVYDGTILTTKPSVHVYSDAKDQKRIEENMEIRIDELVDSKEDVLKLGVNVGDFISFDSRTVIKENGFIKSRHLDDKAGVAVLFGLMEMFKREGFIPTHTLKIFISTYEEVGHGASYIPEEIDELIAVDMGAVGDDLTCTEKDVSICAKDSSGPYDYHIVGKLIELAKRENLNFAVDIYPRYGSDVSAALRGGNNIRGALIGPGVHASHGIERTHIEGLLNSIALLAAYTLE
- a CDS encoding S8 family serine peptidase, with translation MRKFSVLLALFLVLTIAGMAFAASPNSKMDRVVADEITYKSKVDVIVTLVKGAKMNPHGLDGTVKHEYSIINGFAGSFTPAAIEALAKNPNVKFISSDYVVEVALNYGAPTIKAPDAWAAGYTGKGVTVAVIDTGIDPNHPALAGRIVGWYDAVNGQPTPYDDHGHGTHCAGIVGSNDSFYRGVAPEVSFFGVKVLDSSGSGTTSDIIAGIDWAVQNGADVISMSLGGRAYTDPDSDPLCLAVRNAWNSGVVVVVAAGNSGPAPRSIETPGIEPSIITVAAANDNDTIDWTDDSIASFSSRGPTKYGDLKPDVAAPGVYIISCEANTGGWVSKSGTSMATPHVAGAAALMLQANPNLTPDDIKTALMNTANDLGYKWEVQGAGEINVWAAINY